One part of the Entelurus aequoreus isolate RoL-2023_Sb linkage group LG05, RoL_Eaeq_v1.1, whole genome shotgun sequence genome encodes these proteins:
- the LOC133649577 gene encoding opioid growth factor receptor-like, which produces MIKIFLLLLLLVGTKSQATEDPEDAVDPVDPVDPVDPVDPVDPVDPVDPVDPVDPVDPVDPVDPVDPVDPVHPVEPEEPEDPAPVINVLLDEGLEVCVGLRDPEEDDDRHIVFKVVDGVVKLSVATTH; this is translated from the exons ATGATCAAGATTTTCCTCCTTCTGCTTCTGCTTGTCG GAACAAAAAGTCAAGCTACTGAAGATCCAGAAGACGCGGTTGATCCAGTGGATCCAGTTGATCCAGTTGATCCAGTTGATCCAGTGGACCCAGTGGATCCAGTTGACCCAGTGGACCCAGTTGATCCAGTCGATCCAGTCGATCCAGTTGATCCAGTTGATCCAGTTGATCCAGTGCATCCAGTTGAGCCAGAAGAGCCAGAAGATCCAGCACCCGTCATCAATGTTTTGTTGGACGAAGGCCTTGAAGTTTGCGTTGGGCTTCGCGATCCCGAAGAAGATGACGACCGCCACATTGTTTTCAAGGTTGTTGATGGCGTCGTCAAATTAAGTGTGGCCACCACCCATTAA